From a single Pseudobutyrivibrio xylanivorans genomic region:
- a CDS encoding ABC transporter permease, which yields MTKIKKGTSYFYLGLVFLFLYAPILVLIVLSFNDSMSRTVWGGFTFKWYLNLTSNDNIMNALGTTIRITLASSILATVLGTSAAIGIHYMKKRHAAIMLGATNIPLLNADIVTGISLMLLFTRFTPLGEFSVVLAHIAFSVPYVIFNVLPRLQSLSEACFEAAMDLGATPTYAFFKVVWPEIFPGVLSGFLMALTMSLDDFTITYFTKGAGVNTLSTMLYTQLRKGIQPELYALSTILFLLAFVLLLVINFKGKGRDNRKEAVAK from the coding sequence ATGACAAAGATTAAAAAAGGCACCTCATACTTCTATCTCGGACTTGTATTCCTGTTTTTGTATGCGCCAATTCTTGTGCTCATTGTTTTGTCATTTAACGATTCAATGTCACGTACAGTTTGGGGAGGCTTCACCTTCAAATGGTATTTAAACCTCACATCAAACGATAATATTATGAATGCTCTTGGTACCACTATCAGAATCACTCTTGCTTCTTCAATCCTTGCCACAGTGCTTGGAACTTCAGCGGCAATCGGCATTCATTACATGAAGAAAAGACACGCAGCAATTATGCTTGGTGCCACCAACATTCCACTGTTAAATGCAGATATCGTTACTGGTATATCACTTATGCTTTTGTTCACACGATTCACTCCTCTTGGAGAGTTTTCCGTTGTGCTTGCTCATATAGCATTTTCAGTGCCTTATGTAATCTTCAACGTATTGCCAAGACTTCAGTCACTTTCAGAGGCTTGCTTTGAGGCGGCAATGGATTTAGGTGCGACACCAACCTACGCCTTTTTCAAGGTTGTCTGGCCAGAGATTTTCCCTGGTGTACTTTCAGGATTTCTCATGGCACTTACCATGTCCCTTGATGATTTCACAATCACATACTTTACAAAGGGTGCTGGTGTAAACACACTTTCAACTATGCTTTACACACAGCTTAGAAAGGGTATTCAACCTGAGCTTTACGCGCTCTCTACTATCCTCTTCCTGCTTGCTTTTGTGCTTTTACTAGTAATTAACTTTAAAGGAAAAGGACGTGATAATAGAAAGGAGGCAGTGGCTAAATAA
- the recN gene encoding DNA repair protein RecN — protein sequence MLASLHVKNLALIDEEEIIFSKGLNILSGETGAGKSIILGALHLSLGDKASKDFLRDSDSEALVEAVYLVNDEKTKQALRELDVEPYDDEVIMSRKITESRSVGKINGEQVPAAKMKEVGDILLDIYGQKEHQSLLNTHKHMEFLDEFSKKEIGDLKEKVSIAYRNYKALMQELEDAKKSDISKEREIVLLDHEINEIESANLKPGEDEELEEEYRRLSNFSKTMEYFQRAHEAMTGDGGASDALSSAISDLRHIESIDERAAEFLSMLNDADSIISDFNRELSSYMSDTSFDAGRFNEVEVRLNEINRLKDKYGQSIEIILEELRERQEKKEKFERFDEYLAELKAKVEAATKELDELSSKLSEIRHKCAKELSAKMQAAMSDLNFLNCEFEVELKRMDHYTDNGFDDGQFVICTNPGEPLRPLKDIASGGEMSRIMLAIKTVLASGGGIDTLIFDEIDAGISGRTAQAVSEKLATVAASHQVICITHLPQIAAMADTHFLIEKNVESGHTVSGIKKLYDEEVVTELARMLGGSAITEAVMTNAKEMKEMAISYKRS from the coding sequence ATGCTAGCTAGTTTGCACGTTAAAAACTTGGCCCTTATTGATGAGGAGGAGATTATCTTCTCAAAGGGGCTTAATATCCTGTCTGGAGAAACAGGAGCAGGTAAGTCAATTATCCTTGGCGCCCTACATCTTAGCTTAGGTGATAAGGCATCCAAGGATTTTTTGAGAGATTCGGATTCTGAGGCTTTGGTTGAGGCGGTATATCTTGTAAATGACGAGAAGACCAAGCAGGCCCTTAGAGAATTAGACGTTGAGCCTTATGATGATGAAGTCATAATGAGTCGTAAAATCACTGAGAGTCGTAGCGTTGGAAAAATCAACGGTGAACAGGTTCCAGCAGCCAAGATGAAAGAGGTTGGCGATATCCTTCTTGATATCTATGGACAGAAGGAGCACCAGTCTTTGCTTAATACTCACAAGCATATGGAGTTTCTTGATGAGTTTTCAAAGAAGGAAATAGGTGATTTAAAGGAAAAGGTTTCCATTGCCTATCGGAATTACAAGGCTCTTATGCAGGAACTTGAGGACGCTAAAAAGAGTGATATTTCTAAAGAACGAGAAATAGTTCTTTTGGACCATGAGATAAATGAAATTGAGTCAGCCAATCTGAAACCAGGTGAGGATGAGGAGCTGGAAGAAGAGTACAGACGTCTTTCTAATTTCAGCAAGACCATGGAATATTTCCAGAGAGCACATGAGGCTATGACTGGCGATGGTGGCGCATCTGATGCATTAAGCTCAGCGATTTCTGATTTGCGTCATATTGAGTCAATTGATGAGAGGGCTGCTGAGTTTCTTTCAATGCTGAATGATGCGGATAGTATTATTTCTGATTTCAATCGTGAGCTTTCAAGCTATATGTCTGATACGTCATTTGATGCAGGTCGTTTTAATGAGGTGGAGGTTCGTCTTAACGAGATTAATCGTCTCAAGGATAAATATGGACAGTCAATTGAAATAATTCTTGAAGAGCTTAGAGAACGCCAGGAGAAGAAGGAAAAGTTTGAGCGCTTTGATGAATATTTAGCTGAACTTAAGGCAAAGGTAGAAGCTGCAACAAAGGAGCTTGATGAGCTTTCTTCAAAGCTTTCTGAAATCAGACACAAGTGTGCCAAGGAGCTTTCAGCAAAGATGCAGGCAGCTATGAGTGACCTGAACTTCTTAAACTGTGAGTTTGAGGTAGAGCTTAAGCGAATGGATCACTACACTGATAATGGATTCGATGATGGTCAATTTGTAATCTGTACTAACCCTGGTGAGCCACTTCGTCCGCTGAAGGACATTGCTTCAGGTGGTGAGATGAGTCGTATAATGCTTGCTATCAAGACAGTGCTTGCTTCTGGTGGTGGAATTGATACACTTATTTTCGATGAAATTGATGCTGGTATTTCTGGACGCACGGCCCAGGCTGTTTCAGAGAAGCTTGCCACAGTTGCGGCATCACATCAGGTAATCTGTATCACTCATTTGCCTCAGATTGCTGCAATGGCAGATACACACTTCCTCATTGAAAAGAATGTGGAAAGTGGCCACACAGTTTCTGGTATTAAGAAGCTTTACGATGAAGAGGTTGTTACAGAGCTCGCCCGCATGCTTGGAGGTAGTGCAATCACAGAAGCAGTCATGACTAATGCCAAGGAAATGAAGGAAATGGCAATTAGTTATAAAAGGTCGTAA
- a CDS encoding polyprenyl synthetase family protein, with amino-acid sequence MDLKNELSLRAEAAEDVVCRFLPDVEGYQGIVFDAMEYGVTAGGKRLRPILMNETFQLFGGEGDVIEPFMAAIEMIHTYSLIHDDLPAMDNDSLRRGKPTVHVAYGEAMGVLTGDALLNYAYETALNAYDANVDVTRVTEAMRILARKAGVFGMIGGQVVDVEAEKKQLEMTEEMLHFIYELKTGALIEASMMIGAVIAGATEEQVQTIEEIAGKIGMAFQIQDDILDVEGDEAKLGKPIGSDEKNEKCTYVTFAGIEKSKEEVKRLTDEAVKELESLPAHNEFLVELLKYLVYRDN; translated from the coding sequence ATGGATCTTAAAAATGAACTTAGTCTGCGTGCCGAGGCCGCAGAGGACGTTGTTTGTAGATTTTTACCTGATGTGGAGGGCTACCAGGGCATTGTTTTTGATGCAATGGAGTATGGCGTAACAGCAGGTGGCAAGAGGCTCCGTCCAATTCTCATGAATGAGACCTTCCAGCTTTTTGGCGGAGAAGGAGATGTGATTGAGCCATTCATGGCAGCTATCGAAATGATTCACACATATTCGTTGATTCACGACGATCTTCCAGCTATGGATAATGACAGCTTACGTCGAGGAAAGCCAACAGTTCATGTGGCTTACGGCGAGGCAATGGGCGTACTTACAGGAGATGCACTTTTGAATTACGCTTACGAGACAGCACTTAATGCTTACGATGCCAATGTGGATGTGACAAGAGTTACAGAGGCTATGAGAATTCTAGCCCGTAAGGCTGGCGTTTTCGGCATGATCGGCGGTCAAGTTGTTGACGTAGAAGCAGAGAAGAAGCAGCTTGAAATGACAGAGGAGATGCTTCATTTTATCTACGAGCTTAAGACAGGAGCTTTGATAGAGGCTTCCATGATGATAGGTGCAGTTATTGCTGGTGCTACAGAGGAGCAGGTTCAGACTATCGAAGAAATCGCTGGTAAAATTGGAATGGCATTTCAAATTCAGGATGACATTCTCGATGTGGAGGGCGATGAGGCTAAGCTTGGAAAGCCAATCGGCTCTGATGAGAAAAATGAGAAATGTACTTACGTTACATTTGCAGGTATAGAAAAATCAAAAGAAGAGGTAAAGCGTCTCACAGATGAGGCAGTTAAGGAATTAGAAAGCTTACCAGCACACAACGAATTCTTGGTAGAGCTTCTGAAATACCTTGTCTACAGAGACAATTAA
- a CDS encoding DUF5688 family protein, whose product MTLDKLNIEAVKDHIVFKLINRDAHEEKLKDVPYIDYMDLAIVFYYYIPEIHVDDGNISIMITNRNINEWKVDVNFLMEAAMENTPRLLGLRVRGIFSTIADYLKDEELAQMAELEDINTPIYVATNNNACHGASVILYKHMLQAMAAKVKSNLYIIPCSIHELIILQAIEDVEYDTTELKEMIHYVNRNELRPSDVLSDNLYFYNRVSGELGIA is encoded by the coding sequence ATGACATTAGACAAATTGAATATTGAAGCTGTTAAGGACCACATTGTTTTTAAGTTGATTAATCGTGACGCGCATGAAGAAAAGCTTAAGGATGTTCCTTATATTGATTACATGGATCTTGCGATTGTGTTCTATTACTATATTCCTGAAATTCACGTTGATGATGGAAATATAAGCATTATGATTACTAATCGCAATATTAATGAGTGGAAGGTAGATGTGAATTTCCTGATGGAGGCTGCAATGGAAAACACACCAAGGCTCTTGGGCTTGAGAGTTCGTGGAATCTTTTCTACAATAGCTGATTACTTGAAGGATGAAGAGCTGGCACAAATGGCTGAGCTGGAAGATATTAACACACCAATCTATGTAGCAACGAATAATAATGCCTGCCATGGAGCGTCAGTAATTCTTTACAAGCATATGCTACAGGCTATGGCTGCCAAGGTTAAGTCTAATTTGTATATTATTCCATGCTCAATTCATGAGCTAATCATTTTGCAGGCCATAGAGGATGTAGAGTATGATACAACCGAACTTAAGGAAATGATTCACTATGTGAATCGCAACGAGCTTCGCCCGAGCGATGTACTATCTGACAATCTGTACTTTTATAATCGTGTTTCAGGAGAACTTGGGATAGCATAA
- the xseA gene encoding exodeoxyribonuclease VII large subunit, with translation MNKNIYSVSQVNTYIERMFADDFMLGNLSLSGEVSNCKYNHTGHIYFTLKDDKAAISCVMFAGKRAKGLKFQMKDGDQVVVTGYVGIYKPYGTYQVYANEIELAGVGDLYQRFEALKAELEESGMFDPMYKKPLPTHAMKIGVVTAPTGAAVHDIIRVSKTRNPFVQVILYPAQVQGEGAAPSIISGINCLDAMGLDVIIVGRGGGSIEDLWAFNEEAVAKAIFHANTPIISAVGHETDFTIADFVADRRAATPSQAAELANFVYQDFANQLERYSDRINRSFDYKLESYQERLNSLKERLKLLRPDNRIKAHEEQLKNLSFRLQHLMDLKLERYENRLVAISGRLDGLSPAKKLASGFGYVTDSTGRRVDSIEQLSVGDSFSVRIKDGQIKGDITDISSL, from the coding sequence ATGAATAAAAACATATACAGCGTTTCTCAGGTAAACACATATATTGAGAGAATGTTTGCTGATGATTTTATGCTTGGCAATCTTTCGCTTTCAGGAGAGGTGAGCAATTGCAAGTATAATCACACAGGGCACATCTATTTCACACTGAAGGATGATAAGGCAGCTATTTCCTGCGTCATGTTTGCGGGAAAGCGAGCAAAGGGGCTGAAATTTCAGATGAAGGATGGCGACCAGGTTGTAGTCACAGGTTATGTTGGAATTTACAAGCCCTACGGAACCTATCAAGTATATGCAAACGAGATAGAATTGGCGGGAGTTGGTGATTTATACCAGCGTTTTGAGGCACTGAAGGCAGAGCTTGAGGAATCGGGTATGTTTGATCCGATGTACAAGAAGCCACTTCCGACCCATGCAATGAAAATCGGTGTGGTTACAGCGCCTACTGGTGCAGCCGTTCATGACATCATCCGTGTTTCCAAAACGCGAAATCCTTTCGTTCAGGTTATCCTTTATCCTGCTCAGGTTCAGGGTGAGGGTGCAGCACCTTCTATCATATCTGGAATTAATTGTCTGGATGCCATGGGCCTGGATGTGATTATTGTTGGCCGTGGTGGCGGTTCCATCGAGGATTTGTGGGCCTTTAATGAGGAGGCTGTTGCTAAGGCAATATTTCATGCAAACACACCTATTATTTCCGCTGTTGGTCACGAGACGGATTTTACAATCGCTGATTTTGTCGCAGACAGACGTGCGGCAACTCCTTCGCAGGCTGCAGAGCTTGCGAACTTTGTATATCAGGACTTTGCAAATCAGCTGGAACGTTATTCTGACAGGATTAATCGTTCCTTTGACTACAAGCTTGAAAGCTATCAGGAGCGTCTGAATAGTTTAAAGGAGCGCTTGAAGCTACTTCGCCCTGATAATCGAATCAAGGCTCATGAGGAGCAGCTGAAGAATTTATCCTTTAGACTACAGCACCTTATGGATTTGAAGCTGGAACGATATGAGAACAGACTGGTTGCAATCTCCGGAAGATTGGATGGCCTTTCACCTGCAAAGAAGCTGGCTTCAGGTTTTGGTTATGTGACAGATTCTACTGGCAGGCGTGTGGATAGTATTGAGCAGCTTTCAGTTGGTGACAGTTTTTCTGTTCGCATTAAGGACGGACAAATTAAAGGCGACATTACCGATATTTCATCACTATAA
- the xseB gene encoding exodeoxyribonuclease VII small subunit produces MAKTNTDSTEVNESTIEQSFETLEEIISKLESSDISLDESFTLYKAGMEELQHANAKIEQTKKAVLAISKDGTLEVFEEDE; encoded by the coding sequence ATGGCAAAGACAAATACAGATTCAACTGAAGTGAATGAGTCTACAATCGAGCAGAGCTTTGAAACATTAGAGGAAATAATTTCAAAGCTTGAGTCTTCAGATATTTCACTGGATGAATCATTTACTTTATATAAGGCTGGCATGGAGGAATTACAGCATGCCAATGCTAAGATCGAGCAGACAAAAAAGGCTGTTCTTGCAATCAGCAAGGATGGCACACTAGAAGTTTTTGAAGAGGATGAATAG
- a CDS encoding TlyA family RNA methyltransferase — MKERLDVVLVDRGFAPSREKAKTMIMEGNVFVKGNREDKAGTKIDVDADIEIHGQQLKYVSRGGLKLEKAMTHFDITLDGKVCMDIGASTGGFTDCMLQNGATKVFSVDVGYGQFAWKLRQDPRVVCMEKTNIRYVTLEDIGEQLDFASVDVSFISLTKVLGPAKALLKEDAEMVCLIKPQFEAGREKVGKKGVVRDPAVHEEVINNIISFVEEIGFYVLHLEFSPIKGPEGNIEYLIHISNAEKKGEAIDVAAVVAAAHGSLDK, encoded by the coding sequence ATGAAAGAAAGACTTGATGTTGTATTAGTAGATAGAGGCTTTGCCCCTTCCCGTGAAAAAGCAAAGACCATGATTATGGAAGGCAATGTTTTTGTTAAGGGAAATCGCGAGGACAAGGCCGGTACCAAAATAGATGTTGATGCTGATATTGAAATTCACGGTCAGCAGCTTAAGTATGTGAGCCGTGGTGGTCTTAAGCTTGAAAAGGCTATGACCCACTTTGACATCACCCTTGATGGAAAGGTGTGTATGGATATCGGCGCTTCCACTGGAGGCTTTACTGATTGTATGCTCCAAAATGGTGCTACCAAGGTATTTTCGGTAGATGTTGGCTATGGTCAGTTTGCATGGAAGCTTCGTCAGGACCCAAGGGTTGTCTGCATGGAGAAGACAAACATTCGCTATGTGACACTTGAGGATATCGGCGAACAGCTTGATTTTGCATCTGTTGATGTATCGTTTATCAGTCTTACAAAGGTTTTAGGACCTGCAAAGGCACTTCTCAAGGAAGATGCTGAGATGGTTTGTCTTATTAAGCCACAGTTTGAGGCAGGTCGTGAGAAGGTTGGAAAGAAGGGCGTTGTCCGTGACCCAGCCGTTCATGAGGAAGTTATTAATAATATCATCAGCTTTGTTGAAGAAATTGGTTTTTACGTGCTCCACTTGGAGTTTTCTCCAATAAAGGGGCCTGAGGGAAATATTGAATATCTCATTCACATTTCCAATGCAGAGAAAAAGGGGGAAGCAATTGATGTTGCTGCTGTTGTGGCAGCGGCTCATGGTAGCTTAGACAAATAA
- the argR gene encoding arginine repressor — protein MKLERQSKILELIVKNEIGTQEELTARLEEAGFVATQATVSRDIREMKLTKVADGTGKLRYVSYRTTEEDMNEKYIRIFLDGFVSMDNAQNMLVIKTVSGMAMAVAAALDQMDFPEIVGSIAGDDTVMCAIRSIDDTILLMGKLKKIIESV, from the coding sequence ATGAAATTAGAAAGACAGTCAAAAATTTTAGAATTAATAGTTAAAAATGAAATCGGTACACAGGAGGAGCTGACAGCCCGCCTTGAGGAGGCTGGTTTCGTCGCTACTCAGGCCACAGTTTCTCGTGATATTCGTGAAATGAAGCTTACTAAGGTGGCTGATGGTACAGGAAAGCTTCGTTATGTGTCCTATAGGACTACAGAGGAAGATATGAACGAGAAATATATTCGCATTTTTCTTGATGGTTTTGTTTCCATGGATAATGCGCAGAATATGTTAGTCATCAAGACTGTTTCTGGTATGGCTATGGCTGTGGCGGCAGCTTTGGATCAAATGGATTTTCCAGAGATAGTGGGCTCTATCGCTGGTGATGACACTGTTATGTGTGCCATTCGTTCAATTGATGACACAATACTTTTAATGGGGAAGCTTAAAAAGATTATTGAAAGTGTTTAA
- the dxs gene encoding 1-deoxy-D-xylulose-5-phosphate synthase produces the protein MVLDKIKQPNDIKKLTDQELSVLPGEIREFLIDHLSKTGGHLASNLGTVELTMALHLLLDFPKDKLVWDVGHQAYTHKILTGRAAEFDNLRQYGGISGFPKRKESDCDSFDTGHSSTSLSAALGYCMARDLAGEDYKVCAVIGDGALTGGLAYEALNNASRLNKSNMLIILNDNEMSISKNVGGMSTNLERLRTSSKYVGLKNSVMSSLESWPNGENIIRKIRSTKNGIKSLMVPNMVFEDLGIMYLGPVDGHNIKAMVETFEMAVRIKGPVLVHVITKKGNGYEPAERHPSRFHGTDIFEIETGLPKRSSNPGYTDVFSTVMRKMGDRNPEVVAITAAMAEGAGLKRFRNMFPERFFDVGIAEEHAVTFAAGLALGGRTPVFAVYSSFLQRAYDQILEDVCLQNLHVVFAIDRAGLVGADGSTHQGVFDVSFLTAMPNMTVMAPKNKWELSDMMKFAVGEFNGPIAIRYPRGEAYCGLKEHRAPIQLGKAEEIKPGSKVMLFALGSMVKKAEEVEELLKEKGIDAGICNARFAKPFDTEYLDRIKSQYDLIVTMEENVKTGGFGQQVQSYLYEQGYKGKVLNIAVPDEFVQHGSVTLLFKELKMDAPTVAERILESLGN, from the coding sequence ATGGTTCTTGATAAGATAAAGCAACCAAACGATATAAAGAAACTCACTGACCAGGAGCTATCAGTGCTTCCTGGAGAGATTAGAGAGTTTTTGATTGATCATCTTTCAAAGACTGGTGGTCATCTTGCCTCTAATCTTGGTACGGTGGAGCTTACAATGGCTCTTCATCTGTTGCTTGATTTTCCAAAGGACAAGCTTGTATGGGATGTTGGTCATCAGGCCTACACTCACAAGATTCTTACCGGAAGAGCAGCGGAGTTCGACAATTTGAGACAGTATGGCGGTATCAGTGGTTTTCCAAAGCGTAAGGAAAGTGATTGTGATAGTTTTGATACAGGTCACAGTTCTACATCCCTTTCTGCAGCACTTGGCTATTGTATGGCACGTGATTTGGCAGGAGAGGATTATAAGGTATGCGCAGTTATTGGTGACGGTGCCCTTACAGGTGGTCTTGCCTACGAGGCTCTTAATAATGCGTCACGTTTGAATAAATCCAACATGCTTATCATTCTTAATGATAACGAAATGTCGATTTCAAAGAATGTTGGTGGTATGTCTACAAATCTTGAGCGTCTTCGTACCAGCTCAAAATATGTTGGATTGAAGAACAGCGTGATGAGTTCACTGGAAAGCTGGCCAAATGGTGAAAATATTATCAGAAAGATTCGAAGCACCAAAAATGGTATCAAGTCACTAATGGTTCCAAATATGGTTTTTGAGGATTTGGGTATCATGTATCTTGGTCCAGTTGATGGTCACAATATCAAGGCTATGGTAGAGACCTTCGAGATGGCTGTTCGAATCAAGGGGCCAGTTCTTGTTCACGTAATTACCAAAAAGGGTAATGGATACGAGCCAGCTGAGCGTCATCCATCCAGATTTCACGGTACAGATATTTTTGAAATAGAGACTGGTCTTCCAAAGAGAAGCAGTAACCCAGGATATACAGATGTTTTCTCTACTGTTATGCGAAAGATGGGAGACAGAAATCCTGAGGTGGTTGCTATTACAGCGGCAATGGCTGAGGGTGCTGGTCTCAAGCGTTTTAGAAATATGTTCCCAGAACGTTTCTTTGATGTTGGAATTGCAGAAGAGCATGCAGTTACTTTTGCTGCGGGACTAGCTCTTGGAGGAAGGACACCAGTATTTGCTGTATATTCATCATTCCTTCAGAGAGCCTACGACCAGATTCTAGAGGATGTTTGTCTCCAGAATCTTCACGTAGTTTTTGCAATCGACAGAGCGGGTCTTGTTGGCGCAGATGGAAGCACACATCAGGGTGTGTTTGATGTTTCCTTCCTGACGGCTATGCCAAATATGACAGTGATGGCTCCAAAGAATAAATGGGAGCTTTCAGATATGATGAAGTTTGCTGTTGGAGAATTTAATGGTCCAATTGCAATTCGTTATCCAAGAGGTGAGGCTTATTGTGGCCTCAAGGAGCACAGGGCTCCAATACAGCTTGGAAAGGCAGAGGAGATTAAGCCTGGTTCAAAGGTGATGCTCTTTGCACTTGGCTCTATGGTCAAGAAGGCTGAGGAGGTTGAAGAGCTTCTCAAGGAAAAGGGAATAGACGCAGGTATCTGCAATGCCCGATTTGCAAAGCCTTTTGACACAGAGTATTTAGATAGGATTAAGAGCCAGTATGATTTGATTGTCACCATGGAGGAAAACGTTAAAACAGGCGGCTTTGGTCAGCAAGTTCAGTCATATCTTTATGAGCAGGGTTACAAAGGCAAGGTTCTTAATATTGCAGTCCCTGATGAGTTTGTTCAGCACGGCAGCGTAACACTTCTTTTCAAGGAGCTTAAGATGGACGCACCTACAGTTGCAGAACGCATTTTAGAGAGTTTAGGAAATTAG
- a CDS encoding ABC transporter substrate-binding protein — protein MKKKLLCFLSIIVFAITPVLGFTGCGSDAEAKDTLVVLNYGKYIEADVLKRFQEETGITVKYEEYEQVEDMYAKYKAGSINYDVICTSDYMIETLRQEGELIPIDYNSLPNYKNIDESIIEASKAFDPNHKYTVPYFYGTVGILYNTKMVDEETVSSWDCLWNPDYKNRIVMINSQRDAIMVALEKLGYDINTTDKKELEDAYNLLCEEKKYVYAYLQDETYECMISEDAAMAVCYSGEAAMGMEYNEDLSYTVPREGGNLWIDSWFVPRTCKHYDAAMKWIDFMCEEQAATENFEYVWYATPNTKVAQHEDEETLADETVFPTKETLARCKLYDAYDNETLDYTTNLWKKLKAY, from the coding sequence ATGAAAAAGAAATTACTTTGCTTCCTTAGCATTATCGTATTTGCAATAACACCTGTTCTTGGTTTTACAGGCTGCGGTTCTGATGCCGAAGCCAAAGATACACTTGTAGTTTTAAACTATGGTAAATATATCGAAGCCGATGTTCTCAAGCGTTTTCAGGAAGAGACTGGAATCACTGTTAAATATGAGGAATATGAGCAGGTTGAAGACATGTATGCCAAGTACAAGGCTGGCTCAATCAACTACGATGTGATTTGCACCTCAGACTACATGATTGAGACCTTGCGTCAGGAAGGTGAGCTCATCCCTATCGACTACAACTCTCTTCCAAACTACAAAAACATTGATGAATCAATTATCGAAGCCTCAAAGGCTTTCGATCCAAATCACAAATATACCGTGCCATATTTCTACGGTACAGTTGGTATCCTGTACAACACCAAAATGGTGGACGAAGAAACTGTTTCCTCATGGGACTGTCTTTGGAATCCAGACTACAAGAACCGCATCGTTATGATTAACTCACAGCGTGATGCAATAATGGTTGCTCTCGAAAAGCTTGGTTACGACATTAACACGACTGACAAAAAGGAGCTTGAGGATGCCTACAATCTTCTCTGTGAAGAGAAAAAATACGTTTATGCTTATCTTCAGGACGAAACCTATGAGTGCATGATTTCCGAAGATGCAGCAATGGCTGTCTGCTACTCCGGTGAAGCTGCCATGGGTATGGAATACAATGAAGACTTATCCTACACTGTTCCAAGGGAAGGCGGTAACCTCTGGATTGATTCCTGGTTTGTACCACGCACCTGCAAGCATTACGATGCAGCTATGAAGTGGATAGACTTCATGTGTGAGGAGCAGGCTGCAACTGAAAACTTTGAGTATGTATGGTATGCTACCCCAAATACAAAGGTTGCGCAGCATGAGGACGAAGAAACTCTCGCTGATGAAACAGTATTTCCAACCAAAGAAACCCTGGCTCGATGCAAATTATATGATGCCTACGACAACGAAACTTTGGATTATACCACAAATTTGTGGAAGAAATTGAAGGCATACTAA
- a CDS encoding NAD(+)/NADH kinase gives MKNFLIVARSFSDLHEKYINIVRDYIKDHGGMCILDLDTVSDTSENAIDVDDAIECIITVGGDGTVVRVAQNITNRNVPIVGLNCGHLGYLCDMTVDNIKHCLDQLLCDNYKLDKRMMLEGECSNDLTSNFRALNDIVVAPVAAGLYVLNLTVKVNGIRLYSHNCDGLIVSTPTGSTAYNLSANGPIVSPHADCIILTPINPHTLNSRSIILSSTDEVEVTIEARHEEDDPQANIVYDGILRQTLRKGESLHIYRSEVTSHMVMLENVNFLERIRARMQEI, from the coding sequence ATGAAAAACTTTTTAATTGTTGCAAGGTCTTTTAGCGATTTACATGAGAAATACATTAATATCGTTCGTGATTACATCAAGGATCATGGCGGTATGTGCATTCTTGATTTGGATACAGTTTCTGATACCTCGGAGAATGCTATTGATGTTGATGATGCAATAGAGTGTATAATCACTGTTGGTGGCGATGGCACTGTAGTCAGAGTTGCCCAAAATATCACCAATCGCAATGTTCCAATCGTAGGTTTGAATTGCGGTCATCTTGGTTATCTATGTGATATGACAGTTGATAATATTAAACATTGCTTGGATCAGCTTCTTTGCGACAATTATAAGCTGGATAAACGCATGATGCTTGAGGGCGAGTGCTCCAATGATTTGACCAGCAATTTCAGAGCTTTAAATGATATTGTGGTTGCACCGGTTGCTGCGGGTTTATATGTTTTAAACCTTACTGTAAAGGTTAATGGCATCCGGCTATATTCCCATAATTGTGACGGATTGATTGTTTCAACACCGACTGGGTCAACAGCCTATAATCTTTCTGCAAATGGACCAATTGTTAGTCCTCATGCAGATTGTATTATATTGACACCTATCAATCCACACACCCTTAACTCACGAAGTATTATTTTATCATCTACCGACGAGGTGGAGGTTACTATAGAGGCTCGCCACGAGGAGGATGATCCACAGGCAAACATTGTATACGATGGCATTTTAAGGCAGACTCTTAGAAAGGGCGAGAGCCTTCACATTTACCGTTCAGAGGTTACCTCACATATGGTTATGCTTGAAAATGTAAATTTCTTGGAACGCATCAGAGCTAGAATGCAGGAGATTTAG